In Kwoniella shivajii chromosome 9, complete sequence, one genomic interval encodes:
- a CDS encoding homoserine O-acetyltransferase produces the protein MPPRATIPCSVQLPSIKPTWQPPKPHLASYHPPAFSPSSSTSTFVPPVSPQLPPRRKPAFSPGGFGLQSSPQPAPSPRSWKGKEKAREAELDEIRKKDEEIRRDEERLEGRESKEGKEEAEACYVPPPATLHFYSPNQLPLLYSPQPLPPFQIAYETWGRLNSKRDNAILLHTGLSASSHVASGGNEVSSLTSSKSGWWEEFVGPNKSIDTNKFFVICTNVLGGCFGSTGPSSPYPPGDGETRWATRFPMLSIHDMTRAQLDLLDSMGIDKLYASIGSSMGGMQSISMAYIAPERVGRVASISASGRAGLNGVGMRYAQRSVLMADPNWNRGFYYDGVPPHNGMKLARQIATITYRSGPEWEQRFGRQMLSEQESALDSEGNPDVPRLSPDFLIETYLDHQGERFCLTYDANSMIYLSKAMDLFDMSAPALTSLAKKFNAAYPDSNPFPFPSDPVEISVSSARHTSSSETSASKQVSESETQKKLQRFIPTSKSPHLAELAQGLQRLKSIPALVLGVQSDVLFPVEQQRELADALKLAGNANVTYYELGGVWGHDTFLLDVQNVGGAIRGFLH, from the exons ATGCCTCCAAGAGCGACCATCCCTTGTTCCGTTCAATTACCTTCTATCAAACCGACATGGCAACCCCCTAAACCCCATTTAGCATCATATCATCCTCCTGCATtttcaccttcgtcttcaACGTCGACATTTGTACCTCCCGTTTCGCCTCAACTACCTCCGAGAAGAAAGCCAGCTTTTAGTCCAGGTGGATTCGGTCTGcaatcatcacctcaaccCGCGCCTTCACCCAGATCATGGAAGggtaaagagaaagctagagaagCCGAGCTGGACGAAATCAGGAAGAAGGACGAAGAGATtcgaagagatgaagaaaggttagaaggaagggaaagtaaagaaggaaaagaagaagccgAGGCTTGTTACGTT CCTCCTCCTGCAACACTTCATTTCTACTCACCGAATCAACTTCCACTGCTTTACTCACCACAACCCTTACCACCTTTCCAGATAGCTTACGAAACATGGGGTAGACTCAATTCGAAAAGAGATAATGCGATTCTGTTACATACGggattatcagcttcttcacatGTCGCATCTGGTGGAAATGaagtttcttctttgacatcttcaaaATCAGGATGGTGGGAAGAATTCGTTGGACCTAATAAATCCATTGACACCAATAAATTCTTTGTCATCTGCACGAATGTTCTGGGTGGATGTTTCGGTTCAACTGGTCCATCAAGTCCTTATCCACCTGGAGATGGTGAAACTCGATGGGCAACAAGGTTCCCAATGTTAAGCATACACGACATGACTCGGGCACAACTGGACTTGTTGGACTCGATGGGTATCGACAAGTTGTACGCAAGCATAGGCTCCAGTATGGGGGGAATGCAAAGTATCTCCATGGCTTATATAGCTCCTGAAAGAGTTGGAAGAGTCGCTAGTATCTCTGCGAGTGGGAGAGCCGGCTTGAATGGCGTCGGAATGAGATACGCTCAAAGAAGTG TATTAATGGCAGACCCTAATTGGAACAGAGGATTTTACTATGATGGTGTACCTCCTCATAATGGAATGAAACTAGCTAGGC AAATCGCAACCATCACTTACCGATCTGGACCAGAATGGGAACAACGATTTGGACGACAAATGCTGTCAGAACAAGAATCTGCTCTTGATTCAGAGGGTAATCCAGATGTCCCAAGGCTATCACCGGATTTCTTGATCGAAActtatcttgatcatcaa GGAGAAAGGTTCTGCTTAACGTATGACGCCAACTCTATGATTTACCTTTCAAAGGCAATGGACCTCTTTGACATGTCAGCTCCGGCTTTGACCTCTCTAGCTAAGAAATTCAACGCTGCTTATCCCGATTCAAatccattcccattcccatctgACCCGGTCGAAATATCAGTATCTTCTGCCAGACATACAAGTTCTTCCGAAACTTCAGCAAGTAAACAAGTATCAGAATCCGAAACTCAGAAGAAATTACAAAGGTTCATTCCTACCTCCAAATCTCCTCATTTAGCTGAACTAGCTCAAGGTTTACAACGACTGAAGAGTATTCCAGCTTTAGTATTGGGTGTACAAAGTGATGTCTTGTTCCCAGTCGAACAACAAAGAGAACTTGCAGATGCGTTGAAATTAGCTGGAAACGCAAATGTCACTTATTACGAGTTAGGTGGAGTTTGGGGTCATGATACTTTTTTACTGGATGTGCAGAATGTAGGAGGAGCTATCAGGGGTTTCTTGCATTGA